A genome region from Gloeocapsopsis sp. IPPAS B-1203 includes the following:
- a CDS encoding MFS transporter codes for MRPWLAQLADLRSRKLVLIIALSTVALAPLGYLMVKSLWLLMVIRAFHGISIAAYSSGYTTLVADIAPAKSRGEIIGYMSLVNPIGMALGPALGGYLQASIGYTALFSLSAGLGVLGILFASQVSNPAANLLKCQVTDNRFWQLLGSPRIRTLALILLLVGLAFGTLSTFVPLYIKSVGVDFNVGLFYTAAAIASFIIRIPTGRASDRYGRGLFVTLSLIFYTVSMLLLWLANSATAFLSAGFVEGLGAGILIPMVATVVADRTLPQERGRMFGLCMVGFDVGIAIAGPVLGAIAQYIGYRHLFGFAAGLTTLAIVVFLTQSSKDMAHSLRFALGKGRDVYALR; via the coding sequence TTGCGTCCCTGGCTAGCACAATTGGCAGATCTCCGCAGTCGCAAACTTGTGTTGATCATTGCCCTGAGTACGGTTGCTTTAGCCCCCTTAGGCTACTTAATGGTGAAATCTTTATGGCTGTTAATGGTGATTCGCGCATTTCATGGAATTAGTATTGCAGCTTATTCGAGCGGCTACACTACCTTAGTTGCAGATATCGCCCCTGCAAAAAGTCGCGGGGAAATTATCGGTTACATGAGTCTAGTGAATCCGATTGGTATGGCGTTGGGACCTGCTTTAGGTGGTTATTTGCAAGCTAGCATTGGTTACACGGCTTTATTTTCGTTATCTGCTGGCTTGGGAGTGTTGGGAATATTATTTGCATCGCAAGTCTCTAACCCAGCTGCTAATTTGCTGAAATGCCAAGTGACTGACAACCGTTTTTGGCAACTGCTAGGTAGTCCTCGAATTCGGACTTTAGCACTGATCTTGCTGTTGGTTGGGTTAGCGTTTGGCACTTTGAGTACATTTGTGCCGTTGTATATCAAATCTGTTGGTGTAGATTTTAACGTAGGTTTGTTTTACACTGCAGCGGCGATCGCTAGTTTTATTATCCGCATTCCTACAGGGAGGGCAAGCGATCGCTATGGACGCGGTTTATTTGTTACTCTCAGCTTAATTTTTTACACCGTCTCGATGTTGCTGTTGTGGCTTGCTAATAGCGCTACTGCATTTTTAAGTGCTGGCTTTGTGGAAGGATTGGGAGCTGGTATCTTAATTCCAATGGTGGCTACAGTCGTTGCTGATCGCACGCTACCTCAAGAACGCGGACGCATGTTTGGTTTATGTATGGTGGGGTTTGATGTCGGAATTGCGATTGCAGGACCTGTTTTAGGGGCGATCGCGCAATACATCGGTTATCGCCATCTTTTCGGCTTCGCGGCTGGTTTGACTACGCTTGCGATCGTCGTTTTTCTCACTCAATCGAGTAAAGATATGGCGCATTCTCTACGCTTTGCACTTGGTAAAGGTAGAGATGTTTATGCATTAAGGTAA
- the moaC gene encoding cyclic pyranopterin monophosphate synthase MoaC produces the protein MEQISQNSSNLTHLDNQGQAQMVDVSHKTSTVRQAVAAASVRMSSETFATIQAGNAPKGDVLGTARLAGIMAAKQTSNLIPLCHPLPLHKVEVQIEPDSQLPGYQITALVKTKAETGVEMEALTAVSVAALTLYDMAKALEKSISIELIHLVSKSGGKSGDYQSE, from the coding sequence ATGGAACAAATTTCTCAAAATTCCTCTAATTTGACGCACTTGGATAACCAAGGACAAGCCCAAATGGTTGATGTCTCGCACAAAACGTCAACTGTGCGCCAAGCTGTCGCGGCGGCGAGTGTGCGAATGTCTAGCGAAACTTTTGCCACAATTCAAGCAGGAAACGCCCCTAAAGGTGATGTTTTGGGGACTGCAAGACTTGCAGGAATTATGGCGGCTAAACAAACATCAAATTTAATTCCGTTGTGTCACCCTCTACCCTTACACAAAGTAGAAGTGCAGATTGAGCCTGATTCGCAGTTACCTGGTTATCAAATTACTGCGTTAGTCAAAACCAAAGCCGAAACGGGTGTTGAAATGGAAGCGTTAACAGCAGTTTCAGTTGCGGCGCTGACTTTGTACGACATGGCAAAGGCTTTAGAAAAGTCAATCTCGATTGAATTAATTCATTTAGTTAGTAAATCTGGTGGTAAATCGGGAGATTATCAAAGTGAGTAG
- a CDS encoding glucose 1-dehydrogenase, with protein MKEKVAIVTGGSSGIGKATAIAFAKAGAKVVVAARRTLEGEDTIKQIQQAGGEGLFVKTDVTQAQEVEALVNTTIETYSRLDFAFNNAGSGKAIPLIEMAEEDWEAEIAVNLKSIWLCMKYEIPAMMKSGTGAIVNVSSQGALVGVANYSAYGAAKGGVISLSRAAAAEYAEQIRVNTISPGAVKTELWADAPPSMLEQVASGIPLQRIGEPNDIAEAAVWLCSDAASFITGHNLVIDGGYTAVQ; from the coding sequence ATGAAAGAAAAAGTTGCGATCGTAACTGGTGGGAGTTCTGGTATTGGTAAAGCAACAGCGATCGCCTTTGCTAAAGCAGGTGCAAAAGTAGTTGTTGCAGCGCGGCGCACTTTAGAAGGTGAAGACACAATCAAGCAAATTCAACAAGCAGGTGGTGAAGGACTTTTTGTCAAAACAGATGTAACGCAAGCGCAAGAAGTAGAAGCCCTAGTTAATACCACGATCGAGACATACAGTCGCCTTGACTTTGCCTTCAATAATGCAGGTTCTGGTAAAGCGATTCCTTTAATCGAAATGGCTGAAGAAGACTGGGAAGCAGAAATAGCTGTCAACCTCAAGTCAATTTGGCTATGCATGAAATACGAGATTCCCGCAATGATGAAATCAGGAACTGGAGCGATTGTTAATGTTTCCTCACAAGGGGCGCTAGTTGGTGTCGCCAATTACTCTGCATACGGAGCCGCTAAAGGTGGTGTAATTTCGCTTTCGCGTGCAGCCGCAGCAGAATATGCTGAGCAAATTCGTGTTAATACGATAAGTCCTGGTGCTGTAAAAACAGAATTATGGGCAGACGCACCGCCAAGTATGCTTGAGCAAGTAGCATCTGGTATTCCACTACAACGAATTGGCGAACCTAACGATATTGCAGAAGCAGCAGTTTGGTTATGTTCTGATGCAGCTTCGTTCATTACTGGACACAACCTTGTCATTGATGGTGGATATACAGCAGTACAATAA
- a CDS encoding DUF29 domain-containing protein: MINNLYAIDFYAWTQEQAKLLRDRQWHELDLPNLIEEIESLGKQQRQELRNRLSILIGHLLKWRLLGTGCPSPLSTVEYQPQRRSRSWLSTIRVQRREIQQLLQENPSLKSYLQEAVLIAYQNGKDLAVGETNLPNKTFPAECTYTLEDILSDRFFPGEPYSE; encoded by the coding sequence ATGATCAATAATCTCTATGCAATTGATTTCTACGCCTGGACTCAAGAACAAGCAAAGTTACTCCGCGATCGCCAATGGCACGAACTCGACTTGCCAAATTTAATTGAGGAAATTGAGTCTTTGGGAAAACAACAACGCCAGGAACTGCGAAACCGATTGAGTATTTTAATCGGACATTTACTCAAGTGGAGGTTGTTGGGGACGGGTTGCCCGTCCCCTTTATCAACCGTGGAATATCAACCTCAACGGCGCAGTCGTAGTTGGTTAAGTACAATTCGAGTGCAGCGCCGTGAAATTCAACAGCTTTTGCAAGAAAACCCTAGCTTAAAGTCCTATCTTCAGGAAGCAGTATTAATAGCCTACCAAAATGGCAAAGATTTAGCTGTAGGAGAAACCAATCTACCTAACAAAACTTTTCCTGCTGAGTGTACTTATACACTAGAGGACATTTTGAGCGATCGCTTTTTCCCTGGCGAACCATATTCTGAATAA
- a CDS encoding AraC family transcriptional regulator has product MRSLPIHNLPSLSTLTQQWEGIAVEHSCMNAIGEFDFAMPKNTISVAFVPHDRVTWSVDGTASQTTALPPGSVFLYCEHDFVWHYREHISEYINITLDQNLLNQIAAENSVSTPVEIEHRVIFPDTTILHVAQLLKAEILNEGLAGKIYTESLRNLLMVHLLRNYNRVRVKPQSGNKLLDTIKLKQVKDFIAENLAEDITIADMAAVVHISQFHFARAFKTATGESPHRYLTQRRIERAKIMLSVTRLAIAEVAYRVGFYNQSHFTAQFRKLTGFTPKQYRDCL; this is encoded by the coding sequence ATGCGATCGCTACCAATTCATAACTTACCTTCTTTATCAACGCTTACTCAACAATGGGAAGGCATTGCAGTTGAACATAGTTGTATGAATGCGATTGGTGAATTTGATTTTGCCATGCCTAAGAACACAATTAGTGTTGCGTTTGTACCACACGATCGCGTCACTTGGTCAGTTGATGGTACTGCGAGTCAAACTACAGCTTTACCACCAGGCAGTGTGTTTCTCTATTGTGAACATGATTTTGTTTGGCACTATCGAGAACATATTAGTGAATACATCAACATCACACTTGACCAAAATTTACTCAACCAAATAGCAGCAGAAAATAGTGTATCCACTCCTGTTGAAATTGAACACCGCGTCATTTTTCCTGATACAACGATTCTTCACGTAGCGCAATTACTCAAAGCGGAAATCCTCAATGAAGGGTTAGCTGGAAAAATTTACACTGAGTCACTCAGAAATCTATTGATGGTTCATCTACTACGCAACTACAATCGCGTGCGGGTAAAACCTCAATCAGGAAATAAACTACTAGATACAATCAAACTCAAGCAAGTTAAAGATTTTATTGCAGAAAACTTAGCAGAAGATATCACAATTGCTGATATGGCGGCTGTTGTTCATATTAGTCAATTTCATTTTGCCCGCGCCTTTAAAACTGCAACCGGAGAATCACCCCATCGTTATCTAACACAAAGACGTATTGAACGCGCCAAGATTATGTTATCTGTAACGCGGCTGGCGATCGCAGAAGTAGCCTATCGTGTTGGCTTCTATAACCAAAGTCACTTCACCGCACAATTTCGCAAACTCACTGGATTCACGCCAAAACAATATCGCGACTGTTTATAA
- a CDS encoding 2TM domain-containing protein — MPPRWPRKPDRRDPAYRRLDDRMNFAMHVAVFAVTNSGLWFFYNLKSITWTWLPLLTASWLLVLLVHLVYISAIADYSEPGNPSKST; from the coding sequence ATGCCTCCTCGTTGGCCGCGTAAACCTGATCGCCGAGATCCAGCCTATCGTCGTTTGGACGATCGTATGAATTTTGCGATGCACGTCGCAGTCTTTGCTGTGACAAATTCTGGGCTGTGGTTCTTCTACAATCTCAAGTCTATTACTTGGACTTGGCTTCCTTTGTTAACGGCAAGTTGGTTACTGGTGTTGCTAGTACATTTAGTTTATATTTCGGCGATCGCTGATTATTCAGAACCAGGAAATCCCTCAAAATCTACTTAA
- a CDS encoding DUF3181 family protein codes for MANQSTTEILEALASEIGENVYIDVAKWHLYLSDAKLHKVLAEKFYPLLSANSVNEDEVLAILKDMPIKIGGGRSEIPLIDLLPMQCQVNLIDIVEKYQSRF; via the coding sequence ATGGCTAACCAAAGTACGACAGAAATTCTCGAAGCGCTAGCATCTGAAATTGGCGAAAATGTTTATATTGATGTTGCTAAATGGCATCTTTACCTTTCTGATGCAAAGTTGCACAAGGTTTTAGCAGAAAAATTCTATCCGCTACTTTCCGCTAATTCTGTTAATGAAGACGAAGTTTTAGCAATTTTAAAAGATATGCCAATTAAGATTGGTGGCGGGAGAAGCGAAATTCCTTTAATCGATTTATTACCCATGCAATGTCAAGTTAACTTAATCGATATTGTCGAGAAATATCAAAGTCGATTTTAA
- the murJ gene encoding murein biosynthesis integral membrane protein MurJ yields the protein MSEKPSRSLAGIAGIVAVATLLSKLVALVRQQAIAAAFGVGVVANAYSYAYVVPSFFWVLLGGVNGPIHSAIVSVLSKRSKQESAQLVETTTTLVSGLLIFITIILVVFADFFISLLGPQLSSQTQAIATVQLQIMAPMALLAGLVGIGFGTLNTANQYWLLSISPVLSSITIIIGLGILAFQLGDDIVLPRYALLGGQVLAWGTLAGAILQWLAQLITQWRLGLGTLRLRFDFRSPGVREVINIMGPATFSSGMMQINLYTDLFFASGIAGAAAAFSYAGLLVQTPLGIISNMILLPLLPMLSQLAAPEDWVNLKLRIRQGLLITAVTMLPLGALFVALAVPIVRVIYERGAFGQAGSQLVASVLMAYGIGMFVYLARDVLVRVFYALGDGTTPFRVSLLNIILNVGLDYILVKPFGAPGITLATVGVNFASTIMFLLILNRRLNGLPLRQWSIPILGLTASSFVAGTASWATLWASQRLLGSEGLIVQLLQLSMSGLFGLGVFAAIALQMKLPEVDLVISRLRQRFAR from the coding sequence GTGTCTGAAAAACCTTCTCGTTCGTTAGCTGGAATTGCTGGAATCGTTGCAGTTGCAACTTTGCTGAGTAAACTCGTAGCCCTCGTGCGCCAACAAGCGATCGCAGCGGCGTTTGGTGTTGGTGTGGTGGCGAATGCTTATAGCTATGCTTACGTTGTTCCTAGCTTCTTCTGGGTGCTACTCGGTGGTGTCAATGGACCGATTCATAGTGCCATAGTCAGTGTTTTATCCAAACGTAGCAAACAAGAATCTGCGCAGTTAGTCGAAACAACAACCACACTGGTGAGTGGATTACTTATTTTTATTACTATCATTCTAGTCGTCTTTGCCGATTTTTTTATTAGCTTACTAGGTCCACAACTCAGTTCACAAACGCAGGCGATCGCTACTGTGCAACTGCAAATTATGGCACCAATGGCATTACTCGCGGGGTTAGTAGGTATAGGCTTTGGTACTTTAAATACAGCAAATCAATATTGGCTACTTTCGATTAGTCCAGTACTTTCTAGCATCACAATCATTATTGGACTGGGAATCTTAGCCTTTCAACTGGGAGATGATATTGTTTTACCACGGTACGCTTTACTAGGCGGACAAGTTTTAGCTTGGGGAACTCTTGCTGGTGCAATTTTACAATGGCTTGCCCAACTTATTACACAGTGGCGGTTAGGCTTAGGTACTCTGCGCTTGAGATTTGATTTTCGCTCTCCTGGAGTCCGCGAAGTCATTAATATTATGGGTCCTGCAACGTTTTCATCAGGAATGATGCAGATCAATCTCTATACCGATCTCTTTTTTGCTTCAGGAATTGCAGGTGCAGCAGCAGCATTTAGCTACGCTGGTTTACTCGTGCAAACGCCCTTAGGCATTATTTCCAACATGATTTTGTTGCCCTTACTCCCAATGCTTTCGCAATTAGCTGCACCGGAAGACTGGGTAAATCTCAAACTGCGTATTCGTCAAGGTTTACTTATTACAGCAGTGACAATGCTACCATTGGGCGCGTTGTTTGTTGCTTTAGCAGTTCCGATTGTCCGTGTAATTTACGAACGTGGCGCTTTTGGGCAAGCCGGTTCGCAGTTAGTTGCGTCAGTACTTATGGCTTATGGGATTGGTATGTTTGTCTACTTAGCGCGTGATGTCCTCGTCAGAGTATTTTATGCGTTAGGTGATGGCACGACTCCGTTTCGCGTTAGTTTGCTCAATATCATTCTTAATGTGGGGCTTGATTATATCCTCGTGAAGCCTTTTGGTGCTCCAGGAATTACGCTAGCAACAGTAGGAGTGAATTTTGCTTCCACGATTATGTTCCTCCTCATTCTCAACCGTCGGCTTAATGGTTTGCCGCTACGTCAGTGGAGTATACCTATATTGGGTTTAACCGCTAGTAGTTTTGTTGCTGGAACTGCCAGTTGGGCGACGCTTTGGGCTTCTCAACGCCTACTCGGTAGTGAAGGTTTAATTGTTCAGTTGTTGCAACTTAGCATGTCTGGTTTATTTGGACTTGGAGTGTTCGCAGCGATCGCCTTACAAATGAAGTTACCCGAAGTTGATCTGGTAATATCACGCCTGCGCCAACGCTTTGCGAGATAA
- a CDS encoding type II toxin-antitoxin system HicA family toxin, which yields MPKNIPSLKPKQLIKLLEKAGCIFYREGKGDHSLYTRVVEGKTRVVPIDMGAKEMSPAYVLRIFRQFGLTDEEIEDLLK from the coding sequence ATGCCTAAAAATATTCCCTCCCTCAAGCCAAAGCAATTAATTAAACTTTTAGAGAAGGCAGGTTGCATATTTTACCGAGAGGGTAAAGGAGATCATAGTCTTTATACCCGTGTTGTTGAAGGTAAAACACGAGTAGTCCCAATTGATATGGGAGCAAAAGAAATGTCTCCTGCTTATGTATTGCGAATTTTTAGGCAGTTCGGATTGACAGATGAAGAAATTGAGGATTTGTTGAAATAG
- a CDS encoding type II toxin-antitoxin system HicB family antitoxin, whose protein sequence is MGNEQNYSPRLKLTTQGYFNKASNMDFYTVILRQSAGYWVALCLENGIVSQGETQDSAIEKLKEAIESFQDIYESRTDVYCAPVPIKELHEFLTVESKEPGSEVYEFRAVYA, encoded by the coding sequence GTGGGTAACGAGCAAAATTACAGCCCTAGACTAAAATTAACAACACAAGGTTATTTCAACAAAGCCAGTAACATGGATTTTTACACCGTTATTCTGCGACAAAGTGCCGGTTATTGGGTTGCCTTATGTTTAGAAAATGGGATTGTCAGTCAAGGAGAAACGCAGGATAGCGCCATCGAAAAATTAAAAGAGGCAATTGAGTCTTTTCAAGATATTTACGAGTCTAGAACTGATGTTTATTGCGCTCCTGTTCCGATAAAGGAATTGCATGAGTTTTTGACTGTAGAGTCGAAGGAGCCAGGATCAGAAGTTTACGAGTTTAGGGCAGTTTATGCCTAA
- a CDS encoding LysE family transporter, with protein MFALFFTALFLGFIFNAAPGAVFAETIRQGIRGGFKGALAVQIGSLVGDALWAVLGLTGVGLLLQWDLLRLPIGLAGVLYLLWLAGDAWQEANKEFSIKLAPTNTYSKKALRSGILLSITNPQNIAYWAALGSAMGAIGVSDPTVSHNLIFFTGFMVASFLWSFVCAGLVTQVFQRSQRDWTRLTYRACAIAFLLLAFSSLRNLWSSYVAPQDSVQPPAIHSEP; from the coding sequence ATGTTTGCACTTTTCTTTACTGCACTGTTTTTAGGATTCATCTTCAATGCTGCACCTGGAGCAGTTTTTGCAGAGACTATTCGACAGGGAATCAGAGGTGGTTTCAAAGGTGCGTTAGCTGTTCAAATTGGTTCGCTTGTAGGAGATGCGCTTTGGGCTGTACTGGGTTTGACAGGCGTTGGATTACTTTTGCAATGGGACTTATTACGTCTACCAATTGGGCTTGCTGGCGTACTCTATCTACTTTGGCTAGCTGGGGATGCGTGGCAAGAGGCAAATAAAGAATTCAGTATCAAGCTCGCTCCGACAAACACTTATAGTAAAAAAGCTTTGCGTTCTGGTATTTTGCTATCAATCACAAATCCACAAAATATAGCGTACTGGGCAGCTTTAGGTAGTGCAATGGGTGCTATCGGAGTAAGCGATCCTACAGTTAGTCACAATTTAATCTTTTTCACTGGCTTTATGGTTGCGTCCTTTCTTTGGTCATTCGTTTGTGCTGGACTTGTTACTCAAGTATTCCAAAGATCTCAAAGAGATTGGACGCGGTTAACTTACCGAGCTTGTGCCATTGCCTTTTTACTTCTTGCCTTTTCTTCGCTACGCAATCTCTGGAGTTCATATGTAGCCCCTCAAGATTCCGTGCAGCCTCCAGCAATTCACAGCGAACCTTGA
- a CDS encoding AAA family ATPase, with the protein MKLTSIRLCNFRSFYSKTPEIVLAGGTNRNTTIVHGNNGAGKTSFLNAFTWVLYEKFSAAFASAEQLVNKRAIAEANIGEVIECWVEIFWEHDNKRYRVKRECRVYKNDTNFDAGKTQLFMQIAGDDGRWYHSPQHPEDVINQILPSSLHQYFFFDGERIEQIVRSDKKAEIAEATKIFLGVKVIDNSIKHLSEAKKTLENELKVIGDAQTKQLLRERQKIEIEIEQITQRQSEITQELEYQNTFKKETSHRLRELAAAQELQERRQNLENQKTTNQEELRKSKETLKKTISTRGYSVLLPSTTNQFREIIAALKQRGELTARISQEFVQEILRDRRCICGTQLDDGSDVHQNVSNLLNQAGSSAVQETVIRTIAQVDEIDKQATAFWEDVDREQLRINQLRESISQIEAELDNIQERLRKDPSEEIRNLQLRLDDIDRKIAELNIERGEKNQRVDSLKTEAAELDKQIAKQKFNEERQALAQRRIAATLDAIERLNEVKQRQEKQFRLQLEKRIQEIFNEISITPYIPKISKKYELTLIENTSGVEAPVAASTGENQILSLSFIGSIIDKVREWSERKMLMVADGSTFPIVMDSPFGSLDETYRRQIAKIIPQLANQLIVLVSNTQWRGEVEAEMTSRIGREYVLTYYSSKPDCEEDAIEIVGQEYPLVRQSPNEFEYTEILEVNRNG; encoded by the coding sequence ATGAAGTTAACTTCAATTCGGCTGTGTAACTTTCGTTCGTTTTATAGCAAAACACCGGAAATTGTCCTTGCAGGTGGAACAAATCGCAATACGACAATCGTTCACGGTAACAATGGTGCAGGGAAAACGAGTTTCTTAAATGCATTTACGTGGGTACTATACGAGAAGTTTAGTGCGGCGTTTGCTTCTGCTGAACAACTTGTCAATAAACGGGCGATCGCCGAAGCAAATATCGGAGAAGTCATCGAATGCTGGGTAGAAATATTTTGGGAACATGATAACAAACGCTACCGCGTTAAACGCGAGTGTCGCGTGTATAAAAACGACACCAACTTTGATGCGGGTAAAACCCAGTTATTTATGCAAATAGCTGGCGATGATGGGCGGTGGTATCATTCACCACAACATCCAGAAGACGTGATCAATCAGATTCTACCGTCAAGCTTACATCAGTATTTCTTTTTCGATGGCGAACGAATCGAACAAATTGTGCGATCGGATAAGAAAGCAGAAATTGCTGAAGCAACCAAAATCTTTTTAGGCGTGAAAGTCATTGATAACTCAATCAAGCATTTAAGTGAAGCCAAAAAAACGCTAGAAAATGAATTAAAAGTGATTGGTGATGCCCAAACCAAACAACTTTTGAGAGAACGGCAAAAGATAGAAATTGAGATTGAACAAATTACACAGCGCCAAAGTGAGATTACTCAAGAGTTAGAATATCAAAACACTTTTAAAAAAGAAACAAGTCACCGTCTACGCGAACTTGCTGCGGCGCAAGAACTACAGGAAAGACGGCAAAATTTAGAAAACCAGAAAACAACAAATCAAGAAGAACTACGAAAAAGTAAAGAAACTCTCAAGAAAACTATTTCTACACGCGGTTACAGTGTACTACTACCGTCAACGACAAATCAATTTCGAGAAATTATTGCAGCATTAAAGCAGCGCGGCGAGTTAACCGCCAGAATTTCGCAAGAATTTGTGCAAGAAATACTGCGCGATCGCCGTTGTATTTGTGGTACACAACTAGACGATGGAAGTGATGTGCATCAAAACGTCAGCAACTTGTTAAATCAAGCTGGTTCTTCTGCTGTCCAAGAAACTGTTATTCGGACAATCGCCCAAGTTGACGAAATTGACAAACAAGCAACTGCTTTTTGGGAAGATGTCGATCGCGAACAATTACGTATTAATCAATTAAGAGAAAGTATATCACAAATCGAAGCTGAGTTAGATAATATTCAAGAACGTTTGCGTAAAGATCCCAGCGAAGAAATTCGCAATTTGCAACTTCGATTGGATGATATTGATAGAAAAATAGCTGAATTAAACATTGAACGCGGTGAAAAGAATCAGCGTGTTGATAGTTTAAAAACTGAAGCTGCTGAATTAGATAAGCAAATTGCCAAACAAAAATTTAATGAGGAAAGACAAGCATTAGCACAAAGACGGATTGCTGCAACTTTAGATGCAATTGAACGATTAAACGAAGTTAAACAACGCCAAGAGAAGCAGTTTCGTTTGCAATTAGAAAAACGAATTCAAGAAATATTTAATGAAATTTCTATCACGCCCTATATTCCTAAAATTAGTAAAAAATACGAACTCACATTAATAGAAAATACTTCTGGTGTAGAAGCACCCGTTGCGGCTTCTACAGGTGAAAATCAAATACTGAGCTTATCATTTATTGGTAGCATCATCGACAAAGTGCGCGAGTGGAGTGAAAGAAAAATGTTGATGGTAGCTGATGGTAGCACATTTCCCATAGTGATGGACTCGCCGTTTGGAAGTTTAGATGAAACTTATCGGCGACAAATTGCCAAGATTATTCCCCAATTAGCTAATCAGTTGATTGTATTAGTGAGTAATACCCAGTGGCGCGGAGAAGTAGAAGCAGAAATGACTTCAAGAATCGGTAGGGAATATGTTCTAACTTACTATTCTTCTAAACCAGATTGCGAAGAGGATGCGATTGAAATTGTAGGACAAGAGTATCCTTTAGTTAGACAAAGTCCTAATGAGTTTGAGTATACTGAAATTCTTGAGGTAAATCGCAACGGTTGA
- a CDS encoding DNA phosphorothioation-associated protein 4 — MVETGRIRVAKDKADLVKSLISTDGATGPFQTFADAIAFAAALGAKHNRRVPLGEISKREPSPIRLEYFASMGHDCVIKLLAITETKDIKILSLTEESEAKRNLIFEEYANGGLEILQNELRGAVDYSERILLMLCPEREQQEQQNEEFDLSKFLS, encoded by the coding sequence ATGGTAGAAACTGGCAGAATTAGAGTAGCAAAAGACAAAGCTGACTTAGTTAAATCTTTAATTTCAACTGACGGTGCAACAGGTCCTTTTCAAACCTTTGCAGATGCGATCGCCTTTGCTGCTGCTTTGGGTGCAAAGCACAATAGACGAGTACCTTTAGGAGAAATTTCAAAAAGAGAACCTTCTCCTATTAGATTAGAGTACTTTGCATCAATGGGACATGACTGCGTAATTAAGTTATTAGCAATTACGGAAACAAAAGACATTAAAATTCTATCGCTTACTGAGGAATCCGAAGCTAAACGTAACCTTATCTTTGAAGAATATGCCAATGGCGGACTAGAAATACTGCAAAATGAGTTACGTGGAGCAGTAGACTATTCTGAGCGAATTTTATTAATGCTTTGTCCTGAACGCGAACAGCAAGAACAGCAAAATGAAGAGTTTGATTTAAGTAAATTTCTATCTTGA